The Bacteroidota bacterium genome includes a region encoding these proteins:
- a CDS encoding VOC family protein, which translates to MALINPHINFNGNAEEAFTFYKSVFGGEFAMIMRFKDMASPEFPVPDNEANKIMHIALPIGNNVLMANDVPESMGRTNENENRSKISISAESKEEADKLFNGLSAGGQVEMPIADSPWGSYFGMFRDKYGIEWMVDFDPKYKGQI; encoded by the coding sequence ATGGCACTAATTAACCCTCACATCAACTTCAACGGAAATGCCGAAGAAGCATTTACATTTTATAAATCAGTATTTGGCGGAGAGTTCGCAATGATCATGCGTTTCAAAGATATGGCAAGTCCTGAATTTCCGGTACCTGACAATGAAGCAAATAAAATAATGCATATTGCTTTACCAATTGGAAATAACGTTTTAATGGCTAACGACGTTCCGGAAAGTATGGGTCGGACCAATGAAAACGAAAACAGAAGTAAAATTTCCATAAGTGCAGAAAGTAAAGAAGAAGCCGACAAATTATTTAATGGCCTGTCAGCAGGCGGACAAGTTGAAATGCCTATTGCCGACAGCCCTTGGGGATCGTACTTTGGTATGTTCAGAGACAAATATGGAATTGAATGGATGGTAGATTTTGATCCGAAATATAAGGGGCAAATTTGA